A genomic region of Streptomyces sp. NBC_00247 contains the following coding sequences:
- a CDS encoding C40 family peptidase codes for MPVLASHRKPRTPMRVTSPAVGFTTVALASVTLLSTQSATAAPSAPKPSIEEIRKKVDDLYRQAGSATQEYNRAKDSTAEQQDKVDALLEEAAQRAEKVNEARRALGNYAAAQYRTGGLASSMTFFLADDPQSYFDQDQLMKRRSGQQEKAVSDFRTQQLAAAEKRTEATKSLEALTESQEDLRTSKQTVQNKLAEARTLLSKLTAEEKARLAELERKKEAEAEKKAEKLAAEQAAAAKAAADEAAADAAASGSDATTGSTGTTTGSTTSASTKGAQALAFAESQIGKPYVWGATGPASYDCSGLTQAAWREAGVDLPRTTWDQVNVGTRVATADLQPGDLIFFYDDISHVGIYQGDGMMVHAPKPGAYVREESIYYMPIYGSVRPG; via the coding sequence ATGCCGGTCTTGGCATCGCATCGCAAGCCGCGCACCCCGATGCGCGTGACGTCACCGGCTGTGGGGTTCACCACGGTCGCGCTGGCCTCGGTGACGCTGCTCTCGACACAGAGCGCGACGGCAGCGCCGTCGGCTCCCAAGCCGAGCATCGAGGAGATACGGAAGAAGGTCGACGACCTCTACCGTCAGGCGGGCTCCGCGACCCAGGAGTACAACCGGGCCAAGGACTCCACCGCCGAGCAGCAGGACAAGGTGGACGCCCTGTTGGAGGAGGCGGCCCAGCGGGCGGAGAAGGTCAACGAGGCCCGGCGCGCGCTCGGGAACTACGCGGCGGCGCAGTACCGCACCGGCGGTCTGGCGTCCTCGATGACGTTCTTCCTGGCGGACGACCCGCAGTCGTACTTCGACCAGGACCAGCTGATGAAGCGTCGCAGCGGGCAGCAGGAGAAGGCGGTCTCCGACTTCCGCACCCAGCAGCTGGCGGCGGCCGAGAAGCGCACCGAGGCCACCAAGAGCCTGGAAGCGCTGACGGAGTCGCAGGAGGATCTGCGCACCAGCAAGCAGACCGTGCAGAACAAGCTGGCCGAGGCGCGCACGCTGCTGTCGAAGCTGACCGCCGAGGAGAAGGCGCGCCTCGCCGAGCTGGAGCGGAAGAAGGAAGCCGAGGCGGAGAAGAAGGCGGAGAAGCTCGCCGCAGAGCAGGCAGCCGCGGCGAAGGCGGCGGCCGACGAGGCCGCTGCCGACGCCGCCGCCTCTGGCTCGGACGCGACCACCGGGTCCACCGGGACCACGACCGGCTCGACCACGTCCGCTTCCACCAAGGGCGCCCAGGCGCTGGCGTTCGCCGAGTCCCAGATCGGCAAGCCGTACGTGTGGGGCGCCACCGGCCCGGCGTCGTACGACTGCTCCGGTCTGACCCAGGCGGCCTGGCGGGAGGCGGGCGTGGACCTGCCGCGTACCACCTGGGACCAGGTCAACGTGGGGACGCGGGTCGCGACCGCCGACCTCCAGCCCGGAGACCTGATCTTCTTCTACGACGACATCAGCCACGTGGGCATCTACCAGGGCGACGGGATGATGGTCCACGCGCCGAAGCCGGGTGCGTACGTCCGCGAGGAGTCGATCTACTACATGCCGATCTACGGCAGCGTCCGGCCGGGCTGA